A single window of Cydia splendana chromosome 13, ilCydSple1.2, whole genome shotgun sequence DNA harbors:
- the LOC134796043 gene encoding alpha-1,3-mannosyl-glycoprotein 2-beta-N-acetylglucosaminyltransferase-like: protein MYFYCDQDASKLAKIVFDFDPTITFVEQPDQSDILGHNVAAHLKGYYKIARHYKFALNHVFRTLQHKAVIILEDDLDISPDFYEYFRGTYPLLYQDPTIWCVSAWNDNCKKDLVDIKETELLHRTDFFPGLGWMVLSKTWEELEPNWPETYFDDWLRDPAISRGRVCIRPEISRTFNFGRVGVSNPYLFDRHLRHMIVNKYFIPFTKYNLSYLLKKNEHMFFSFVYSLPEATDEEVMAGTLNSSLKFFQVPYTNVYDFRKSAAMFGLMKDLRHGVPRTGLRGVVQCFIKGRRVFLVPKRKIVQSSVVPVVNYQELY, encoded by the exons atgtatttttactgTGATCAAGATGCATCGAAATTGGCGAAAATTGTATTCG ACTTCGATCCTACTATCACGTTCGTCGAGCAGCCAGATCAATCGGATATTCTGGGACACAATGTAGCGGCTCACTTAAAGGGTTATTACAAGATCGCTCGACATTACAAGTTTGCGCTTAACCACGTCTTCAGAACGCTACAGCACAAGGCTGTCATAATTCTAGAAGATGACTTGGACATTTCACCCGACTTCTACGAATATTTCCGCGGCACTTATCCACTATTGTACCAAGATCCCACAATCTGGTGCGTGTCAGCATGGAACGATAATTGCAAGAAGGACCTGGTGGATATTAAAGAAACGGAGCTGCTACATCGAACGGACTTCTTTCCAGGCTTGGGCTGGATGGTGTTATCTAAAACATGGGAAGAGCTAGAACCGAATTGGCCGGAAACTTACTTTGACGACTGGCTACGTGATCCAGCAATCTCCCGTGGTCGCGTTTGCATCAGACCAGAAATATCCAGGACCTTTAATTTCGGAAGGGTCGGAGTTAGCAATCCGTACCTCTTTGACCGACATCTTCGTCATATGATTGTGAACAAATATTTCATACCTTTCACTAAGTACAACCTTTCTTACTTGCTGAAGAAAAATGAGCATATGTTTTTTTCCTTCGTGTATTCGCTACCGGAAGCCACAGATGAAGAAGTAATGGCAGGTACCCTTAACAGCAGTTTAAAATTTTTCCAGGTACCTTATACGAATGTTTACGATTTTAGGAAATCAGCGGCGATGTTTGGTTTGATGAAAGATCTGAGACACGGTGTACCACGTACGGGGCTACGCGGGGTTGTGCAATGCTTTATAAAAGGCCGTCGCGTGTTCCTCGTTCCTAAAAGAAAAATTGTCCAGAGTAGTGTTGTGCCGGTAGTAAATTACCAGGAATTATATTAA